The Knoellia sp. S7-12 region CGGCTCCTCGAAGATGCCCGCGTCATCGGCTTCCGCGAGTGGTTCGGTGAGGAGCGGTCGCTGCTCGACACCGGCGTGATCGTGTCGCGCCACGAGATCGAGTACGTCGCGCCGCTCACCTATCGTCCGCAGCCGATCGAGGTCGACATGTGGGTCACCAGCGTCCACGGTGCCGGGTTCAACCTCGGGTATGCCGTCCGCGACCCCGAGTCTCTCGGCGAGCGTGTGTATGCCGTCGCCGAGACCGGCCTCGTCCTTTACGACTTCACCACGGCACGACCGCGGCGCCTCACCGACGACGACCGGGCCGTGCTCGCCGTCCATGCCGGTGACCAGGTGGCGTTCCGGTGGTCGCGCCGGTGAGCGCTGTGGTCGCCTCCGAACTCGTCCTTGCCGATGCCGAGTCCCTGCAGGACCTGGGCCGGTATGCCGCCCGCGCCCGTGCGCTCGACACTGACGGTGCCGTTCGGCTCCAGGCCGTCGGGCTCGTCCTGGCATCGTGGGTCGGGGTGCTGCCGGGCAGCGGGTTGCTCGGCACTGGGGTAACGATCGGACTGCGCACGTCGGAGCTGGCCGAGGCGGCTGAGCTCGACGTCGTCGTGCCTCTCGCGTCGGTGAGTGATCGGGTTGCCCGGCCGGGTGAGCGGGCCATCCTGCCTGTGCCACCGATGACGGTTTCCGCATCCTGGGCG contains the following coding sequences:
- a CDS encoding acyl-CoA thioesterase → MPDVDAASEPAGRPYRTEVPLRWSDMDAYGHVNNVQYLRLLEDARVIGFREWFGEERSLLDTGVIVSRHEIEYVAPLTYRPQPIEVDMWVTSVHGAGFNLGYAVRDPESLGERVYAVAETGLVLYDFTTARPRRLTDDDRAVLAVHAGDQVAFRWSRR